The nucleotide sequence GCGCTGCTGGGCTAAACGCTGATGTTGCTGATCAATATACTGTTTAGAGCTACTTAGGTTTTCTGCCTGACGTTGATATTGTGCCTCGTCCTGTAGCAGTTTTTGCGTGGTTTGCTTGAGCGCATTGTATTCCTGCTGACGCTGGTCATAGATCAGCTTGATCGCCAGTTTGGCATTTTCATCATAAACCATCAGGTCTTTACGACCGGTGCCATGATGCCAGATCTCGACTGCTTCTTTAGATAGTTGGATCACTTCTTCACGACTGAGATCAAAACCAGGATCCACCTGATCGACCCGAAAGCGCAGGCGGGAATCGAAAGGGTGGGTAAGACGATCGGTCAGGGAATTAAATTTTAGCTGCGGATGAGACTGGGTCTGCAGATGCAGAAAACCTGCCACCAACAGTATGAGTCCCATCAGCAGATAAAGAAGTCGCATAGCGTATTGTTTTAAATATTGTTAGGTTCAATGTAGCGAAAAAACAGGCAAAATCCTAGTCTTGCAAAAATTGGATATAAAAAACCGTGCGTTTGCACGGTTCTATTATTCGTTTCGGCTAGGATTTTTTACCTTTCCACTGTTCAATTTGCTTTGGCATATTGGAATGGTAGATAAAAGCTAGGCCCACACCATTCAGCAGGAAAATGATAAATTCAATGAGATATTTCAGATTGTAGGAATGCTTGGTTTGGTGATTGAAGGCATACAGGGTGATTTCAGACTTAAAGATCTGGAAAACAATATAGCTCAGTAAACCGATCCCCAAAATGATAAAGCCTTTTCCGTAAGGGTAGCGCTGTGGTATGGCTAAAATCAGTAGCATAATCATGGCAATCAGGAAGCCGAGAGAGAAAGGGGCTTCAATCCCCAAGCTCTGCAGGTAATTAAAAGGCGCCAGTACCACATTCGGTGGGATGATCAGCAACAAGTTACCCATCGGGTAGAGCAGCATGATGGCAAGCCCGGAAGCTAAAAGAAAAAGCTTGATAAAATTCTGCATCATTTCTTATTTTTAAGTGATTTATTTCATTATAGTTTAATTAAAAATCCGTCTATTGCCTATGAAGTGAGCAAAAAAAAGACCGCATCAAATGCGGTCTTTTTCTCAAAGTGACAAATTATTTTTTGTCATCTTTTACTTCAGTGAACTCGGCATCTACAACGCCGTCGTCCGCTTTTTGTTGTTGACCAGCAGCATCACCCCCTTGGAATGCGTTTGGATCAAAACCTTGCGCACCGCCTTGGCCTTGAGCTGCTTCGTAAGCACGTTGAGTGATCGGCATAATCACGTTTTGCAGTGCTTCAGTTTTCGCTTTGATTGCTTCAACATCATTTTCTTTAGTTGCAGCTTCAAGCTCGCTTACCGCAGTTTCTACGGCAGTTTTTTCGTCAGCAGTCACTTGCTCGCCCAGATCTTTTACTGCTTTGTTTGCAGAAGCGATCAACGCATCAGCTTCGTTACGTGCTTTAGCCAGTTCTTCGAACTTACGGTCTTCTTCAGCATTTGCTTCAGCATCACGGATCATGGCTTCGATTTCAGCATCGCTCAAACCAGAGTTTGCTTTGATCTGGATTGATTGCTCTTTACCAGTGCTCTTGTCTTTTGCAGATACTTTCAGGATACCGTCAGCGTTGATGTCGAAAGATACTTCAATTTGTGGCACACCACGTGGAGCAGGTGGGATGTCACCTAACTGGAAGTTACCCAACAGTTTGTTTTGTTGAGCGATCTTACGTTCACCTTGGTACACTGAAATGTCTACTGCAGGCTGGTTATCCGCAGCTGTAGAGAACACCTGAGATTTTTTCGCAGGGATGGTAGTGTTTTTCTCGATGATTGGAGTCAACACACCGCCCATAGTTTCAATACCCAGAGTCAGCGGAGTTACGTCAAGCAGAAGAACGTCGTTCTTGTCACCAGACAGTACTGCACCTTGGATCGCAGCACCCATTGCCACAGCTTCGTCAGGGTTCACGTCTTTACGTGGCTCTTTACCGAAGAATTCTTGTACTTTTTGTTGTACAAGTGGCATACGAGTCTGACCACCCACCAGGATTACGTCAGAAATATCAGAAGTCGACAGGCCAGCATCTTTCAGCGCAACTTTACATGGCTCTATGGTACGAGCAACCAGGTCAGCTACTAGACCTTCTAGTTTTGCACGAGTCACGTTGATCACTAGGTGTTTAGGACCAGTCGCATCTGCGGTGATGTATGGCAGGTTGATTTCAGTTGCGTTAGAAGAAGAAAGCTCGATTTTCGCTTTTTCTGCTGCTTCTTTCAGACGTTGTAACGCTAGTGGATCGTTTTTCAGGTTAACGTTCTGTTCTTTTTTGAACTCTTCAACCAGGTAATCGATCAGTGCGTTATCGAAATCTTCACCACCCAGGAAGGTGTCACCGTTAGTAGACAGTACTTCGATCTGTTGGTCACCATCAAGGTCAGCAATCTCGATGATAGACACGTCGAAAGTACCACCACCCAGGTCATATACCGCAACTTTACGGTCGCCTTCTTTCTTGTCCATACCGAACGCAAGTGCCGCAGCAGTTGGTTCGTTGATGATACGTTTAACGTCCAGACCGGCAATTTTACCAGCGTCTTTGGTTGCTTGACGTTGCGCATCGTTGAAGTATGCAGGAACGGTTACAACAGCTTCAGTGACTGTTTCGCCTAGGTAGTCTTCTGCAGTTTTCTTCATTTTTTTCAGAACTTCTGCAGAGATTTGTTGTGGAGCCAGTTTTTTGTCGTTGACTTCAACCCAAGCATCACCATTGTCAGCTTTGATGATTTTGAATGGTGCGATACCGATATCTTTTTGTACCGCTTGGTCTTCGTAACGACGGCCGATCAGACGTTTGATCGCGAATAATGTGTTTTTAGGGTTAGTTACCGCTTGGCGTTTTGCTGATTGACCAACAAGAATCTCGCCATCTTTGTATGCAATGATTGATGGAGTTGTACGAGCGCCTTCAGCGTTTTCGATTACTTTTACTTTGTCGCCTTCAAGTACTGCAACACAT is from Acinetobacter sp. ANC 7912 and encodes:
- the dnaK gene encoding molecular chaperone DnaK, which codes for MAKIIGIDLGTTNSCVAVLEGDKVKVIENAEGARTTPSIIAYKDGEILVGQSAKRQAVTNPKNTLFAIKRLIGRRYEDQAVQKDIGIAPFKIIKADNGDAWVEVNDKKLAPQQISAEVLKKMKKTAEDYLGETVTEAVVTVPAYFNDAQRQATKDAGKIAGLDVKRIINEPTAAALAFGMDKKEGDRKVAVYDLGGGTFDVSIIEIADLDGDQQIEVLSTNGDTFLGGEDFDNALIDYLVEEFKKEQNVNLKNDPLALQRLKEAAEKAKIELSSSNATEINLPYITADATGPKHLVINVTRAKLEGLVADLVARTIEPCKVALKDAGLSTSDISDVILVGGQTRMPLVQQKVQEFFGKEPRKDVNPDEAVAMGAAIQGAVLSGDKNDVLLLDVTPLTLGIETMGGVLTPIIEKNTTIPAKKSQVFSTAADNQPAVDISVYQGERKIAQQNKLLGNFQLGDIPPAPRGVPQIEVSFDINADGILKVSAKDKSTGKEQSIQIKANSGLSDAEIEAMIRDAEANAEEDRKFEELAKARNEADALIASANKAVKDLGEQVTADEKTAVETAVSELEAATKENDVEAIKAKTEALQNVIMPITQRAYEAAQGQGGAQGFDPNAFQGGDAAGQQQKADDGVVDAEFTEVKDDKK